The Saprospiraceae bacterium genome includes a window with the following:
- a CDS encoding ABC-F family ATP-binding cassette domain-containing protein — protein sequence MISVDGLTVEFSGHSLFSDVSFVINENDKIALMGKNGAGKSTMMKIIAGAQKPTRGHVRAPKEAVIAYLPQHLLTDDNSTVFEETLKAFGQIFEMRDQMAFYTKELETRTDYESDDYMLLIEKSSELGEKFYSLEDINYDAEVEKTLLGLGFERDDFNRPTSEFSGGWRMRIELAKILLKKPDLILLDEPTNHIDIQSVIWLENFLINKAKAVMVISHDKAFIDNITNRTIEVTMGRIYDYKANYSHYLQLREERRAAQIKAYKEQQKVIAESELFIERFRGTYSKANQVNSVERMLEKMTLIEIDEIDNSSLKLRFPPSLRSGDYPVTVEHMSKSYGDHVVFKDANMTIERGQKVAFVGRNGEGKSTMIKAIMKEINFDGKCELGHNAKVGYFAQNQAAMLDPTLTVFQTVDEVADGDIRTQLKNILGCFMFSGDDIDKKVSVLSGGERTRLAMVRLLLEPVNLLILDEPTNHLDIRSKDVLKEALLAFDGTLILVSHDRDFLQGLAEKVFEFRDKRVIEHFETIDAFLIRNRMESLREIEKKG from the coding sequence ATGATTTCTGTTGACGGTTTGACGGTAGAATTTAGTGGGCACTCATTGTTTAGTGATGTTTCTTTTGTTATCAATGAAAACGATAAGATAGCCCTGATGGGTAAAAATGGGGCAGGGAAGTCCACCATGATGAAAATTATAGCCGGGGCACAGAAGCCGACCCGCGGACATGTAAGAGCTCCTAAAGAAGCTGTTATCGCATATTTGCCGCAACATTTGCTTACGGATGATAATTCTACAGTATTTGAAGAAACTTTGAAAGCATTCGGTCAGATTTTTGAAATGCGGGATCAGATGGCTTTTTACACCAAGGAATTGGAAACCCGAACAGATTATGAATCAGACGATTACATGCTTTTAATTGAAAAATCATCAGAATTGGGTGAGAAATTTTATTCACTCGAAGATATCAATTATGATGCTGAAGTAGAAAAAACATTATTGGGACTGGGTTTTGAGAGAGACGACTTCAACAGACCAACCAGCGAGTTTAGTGGAGGATGGCGAATGAGAATCGAACTTGCAAAAATATTACTCAAAAAACCGGATTTGATATTATTGGATGAGCCTACAAATCACATTGATATTCAATCCGTTATCTGGCTTGAAAATTTTCTGATTAACAAGGCAAAAGCAGTTATGGTCATATCTCACGATAAAGCTTTTATAGATAATATTACCAACCGGACCATAGAAGTCACTATGGGAAGGATTTATGATTACAAAGCTAACTATTCCCATTATCTGCAACTGAGAGAAGAAAGACGTGCTGCACAAATTAAAGCGTATAAAGAACAACAGAAAGTCATTGCTGAGAGTGAACTTTTTATCGAAAGATTCAGAGGCACATACTCTAAAGCAAATCAGGTCAATTCCGTAGAAAGAATGCTCGAAAAAATGACGTTGATAGAAATTGATGAAATAGATAATTCTTCCTTAAAACTCAGATTTCCGCCTTCGCTAAGATCAGGTGACTATCCGGTGACGGTAGAACATATGTCCAAGAGTTATGGCGATCATGTTGTCTTTAAAGATGCGAATATGACCATTGAAAGAGGACAGAAAGTAGCATTTGTAGGTAGAAATGGGGAAGGAAAGTCAACAATGATCAAAGCCATCATGAAAGAAATAAACTTTGATGGCAAATGTGAACTGGGTCATAATGCGAAAGTTGGCTATTTTGCTCAGAATCAGGCAGCAATGCTGGACCCTACTCTCACCGTATTTCAGACAGTAGATGAAGTGGCGGATGGCGATATCCGTACACAACTTAAGAATATTCTGGGATGTTTTATGTTTTCAGGAGATGATATTGATAAAAAGGTGAGCGTTCTTTCCGGTGGCGAAAGAACACGTCTCGCAATGGTGCGATTGTTACTTGAACCTGTTAATCTGTTGATTCTGGATGAGCCTACCAATCACCTGGATATCAGGTCAAAAGATGTTTTGAAAGAAGCTTTACTTGCATTTGACGGTACTTTGATTCTGGTATCACATGACCGGGATTTTCTTCAGGGACTTGCGGAAAAAGTTTTTGAATTCAGAGATAAGAGGGTCATCGAGCATTTCGAAACGATTGATGCTTTCCTGATAAGAAACAGAATGGAGAGTCTCAGAGAGATAGAAAAAAAAGGCTGA